One genomic segment of Alkalimarinus alittae includes these proteins:
- a CDS encoding CoA transferase has translation MKGILSGMRVVEASAFVAAPLGGMTLAQLGADVIRIDAIGGGLDYRRWPVTDDNVSLFWAGLNKSKRSVALNFRSPEGSELARQIITAPGKEAGMLLTNFPPKGWLSFEALTAHREDLIQLTIQGDRHGGSAVDYTVNPAIGLPFLTGSTESKEPSNHVLPAWDLVTGQMAALGLLAAERHRNRTGEGQHVKLALADAAMAVMGHLGFIAEAQLGQERPRYGNYLFGAFGRDFLCNDGARVMVIGLTGRQWKSLCIATETTAAMAALGEALGLDLSQEGNRFAAREEISALIGGWIARHSFAQVEQVFNANGVCWSRYQTVKQMVDTNPDCSADNPMFNQIDQAGVGSHLAAGAPWNFSAFERAPARPAPKLGQHTDEVLTDVLGLDSAQIGKLHDKGVIAGA, from the coding sequence ATGAAAGGTATCCTTTCGGGTATGCGGGTAGTAGAAGCATCAGCATTTGTTGCAGCACCTTTAGGTGGGATGACGCTGGCTCAGTTGGGCGCAGATGTTATTCGTATAGATGCTATCGGAGGGGGGCTGGATTACCGTCGATGGCCTGTTACAGACGATAATGTCAGTCTTTTTTGGGCCGGTTTGAACAAGTCAAAGCGCTCTGTGGCGTTAAATTTTAGATCACCCGAAGGGTCTGAGCTCGCTCGTCAAATCATTACAGCTCCAGGCAAAGAGGCTGGCATGCTGTTAACTAATTTTCCGCCAAAAGGGTGGCTTTCATTTGAAGCGTTAACGGCTCATAGAGAAGACCTTATACAGCTAACGATTCAAGGCGATCGCCATGGTGGCTCTGCAGTTGATTATACCGTTAACCCTGCGATCGGCTTACCTTTCTTAACCGGCAGTACAGAGAGTAAAGAACCATCAAACCATGTATTACCTGCATGGGATTTGGTGACCGGACAAATGGCGGCATTGGGCTTGCTTGCTGCCGAGCGGCATCGCAATCGTACCGGTGAAGGCCAGCACGTTAAACTAGCATTAGCCGATGCCGCGATGGCTGTTATGGGGCATCTCGGATTTATAGCAGAAGCTCAATTGGGGCAAGAACGGCCTAGATATGGTAATTATCTCTTCGGTGCCTTTGGTCGTGACTTCCTATGTAACGACGGCGCAAGAGTGATGGTTATTGGGCTCACGGGCAGACAGTGGAAGTCGTTATGTATAGCCACTGAAACAACCGCTGCTATGGCCGCGCTAGGTGAAGCGTTAGGGCTAGACCTGTCTCAAGAAGGTAACCGGTTTGCGGCTCGAGAAGAAATTTCAGCCCTTATTGGAGGATGGATAGCACGTCATTCATTTGCACAAGTCGAACAAGTATTTAATGCAAATGGCGTATGCTGGAGTCGATACCAAACGGTTAAGCAGATGGTAGACACTAATCCAGATTGCTCAGCCGACAATCCAATGTTCAACCAAATTGATCAAGCGGGAGTGGGTAGTCATTTGGCAGCGGGTGCACCTTGGAATTTTTCTGCATTTGAGAGAGCGCCGGCTCGACCTGCACCTAAGCTAGGCCAGCATACTGATGAAGTATTAACTGATGTATTGGGACTTGATTCTGCACAAATAGGCAAATTACACGATAAGGGTGTGATTGCAGGAGCTTAG
- a CDS encoding zinc-dependent alcohol dehydrogenase family protein encodes MRALIFKQLGAIETVELADLPLLTPEKGQVRIKITSAGLNRADTLFPEGRYFFKPQFSRLASTNIDTNYSRLGFEGAGIIDAVGPEVDYSVGDRVAITPLVLNVSHQGCMAEYGIYDANTLIPTPDRISDEDAGSIWMQYLTAWGGLIIDGQLKQGQSVVITAASSSVGIAAIQIANMLGANTIATTTSEEKMAQLNQLGAQHVINMKTDDYVTQIKHLTQNKGTDLVFDAVAGPDIRDLVQGSAKGGKIIIQGMLDRRPMDIHAGVLMKRLLTVKGFTLDEVLENPEILDECVTQITKGINTNQLTPVIAQKFTLPQFKEAFSFLKSNKHTGKIVINP; translated from the coding sequence ATGCGAGCGCTCATTTTCAAGCAACTAGGGGCAATAGAAACTGTCGAGCTAGCCGATTTACCACTATTAACACCTGAAAAAGGCCAAGTTCGTATAAAAATAACGTCAGCAGGACTAAACCGAGCTGACACTTTATTCCCTGAAGGTCGTTACTTCTTCAAACCACAGTTTTCGCGCCTAGCCTCAACCAACATCGATACAAACTACAGCCGACTAGGGTTTGAAGGCGCAGGTATTATTGATGCGGTTGGTCCTGAGGTTGATTATAGCGTGGGGGATCGAGTAGCCATTACCCCACTCGTACTCAATGTAAGCCATCAAGGCTGTATGGCCGAATACGGTATTTATGATGCAAACACCTTAATCCCTACACCTGACCGCATATCTGATGAGGATGCGGGTTCCATTTGGATGCAATACCTAACCGCTTGGGGCGGTCTCATTATCGATGGCCAATTAAAGCAAGGGCAATCTGTCGTCATAACCGCTGCATCAAGCTCCGTTGGCATCGCAGCCATACAGATAGCCAACATGCTCGGCGCTAACACAATTGCGACTACGACTAGCGAAGAAAAAATGGCGCAACTAAACCAATTAGGCGCCCAACATGTCATCAATATGAAAACAGATGATTATGTTACACAAATAAAACACCTAACTCAGAATAAAGGGACAGACCTTGTATTTGATGCAGTTGCGGGTCCCGATATACGCGACCTAGTACAAGGGTCTGCTAAAGGCGGTAAAATAATCATACAGGGCATGCTAGATAGACGCCCCATGGATATACACGCCGGCGTATTAATGAAAAGGCTGTTAACAGTTAAAGGCTTTACCTTAGACGAGGTACTAGAAAACCCTGAAATACTAGATGAATGTGTCACACAAATAACCAAGGGCATTAACACTAACCAGTTAACCCCCGTGATAGCACAGAAATTTACCTTACCTCAGTTTAAAGAGGCTTTTTCATTCCTTAAATCCAACAAACATACAGGTAAAATAGTGATCAATCCGTAA
- a CDS encoding acyl-CoA dehydrogenase family protein, whose amino-acid sequence MSQHPSQLIDQALAAVELGQQLLNQSLSFVKKNCLNEAGRISASKLDHYQLVSYDLAFSAAELTGAKCMVDYARKIRSNRGDTQDLQIEERITLQFCAEVLQNIRGRLAPRKKEFGLTREDFINTLDSESVQTFCDEHLSTDKLVELGQLALRENGRTGDYVLEEDKEIMRETFRNFATDVVMPLAEEIHRHDLIVPDEILNTLVEMGCFGLSIPEKYEGLQPDDQEDNMGMIVVTEELSRGSLAAAGSLITRPEILSRALLAGGTEEQKQYWLPKLAAADPFCAVAITEPDYGSDVAGMKLKAERVEGGWLLNGAKTWCTFGGKAGVLLTLARTDTDPSLGHKGLSMFLVEKPSFDGHDFSYQQEGGGKLTGKAIPTIGYRGMHSFDVFYDDVFVPDSNLLGGEAGLGKGFYYTMAGFSGGRIQTAARANGLMQAAFEAGINYAKERKVFGAPIGDYQLTLVKLAKMATLLTASRQFTYAVGRLMDEGKGQMEASLVKLFACKSSEWLSREAMQIHGGMGYAEESSVSRYWIDARVLSIFEGAEETLALKVIARSLIENAA is encoded by the coding sequence TTGTCTCAGCACCCATCACAACTTATTGACCAAGCTCTGGCTGCAGTCGAACTAGGACAGCAGCTGTTAAATCAATCATTGAGCTTCGTCAAAAAGAACTGCCTGAACGAAGCCGGACGCATATCAGCCTCTAAGTTAGATCATTATCAACTTGTATCTTACGACTTAGCGTTTTCTGCTGCCGAGCTAACCGGAGCAAAGTGCATGGTTGATTATGCACGTAAAATCAGAAGCAACAGAGGCGACACACAAGATTTACAAATTGAAGAGCGCATCACCCTACAGTTTTGTGCAGAAGTACTTCAAAATATTCGGGGTCGTTTAGCGCCAAGAAAGAAAGAATTTGGACTAACGCGTGAAGACTTTATCAATACATTAGACTCAGAAAGCGTACAAACTTTTTGTGACGAGCACTTATCAACCGATAAGTTAGTTGAACTTGGTCAGTTGGCACTTCGTGAAAATGGTCGCACTGGCGACTATGTGCTTGAAGAAGATAAAGAGATCATGCGTGAGACCTTTAGAAACTTTGCCACTGATGTTGTCATGCCTCTCGCAGAAGAAATTCATAGGCATGACCTTATCGTGCCAGATGAGATTCTCAACACACTCGTAGAAATGGGCTGCTTTGGTCTATCAATCCCCGAAAAATATGAAGGTCTTCAACCAGACGATCAAGAAGATAATATGGGGATGATCGTGGTCACTGAAGAGTTATCACGAGGTTCTTTGGCCGCAGCAGGTAGTTTAATTACACGCCCTGAAATCTTGTCGCGCGCGCTTCTAGCCGGTGGAACAGAAGAACAAAAGCAGTATTGGCTCCCTAAATTAGCGGCTGCAGACCCATTTTGTGCAGTCGCCATCACAGAGCCTGACTACGGTTCTGACGTCGCAGGCATGAAATTAAAAGCAGAGCGCGTAGAAGGTGGTTGGTTACTGAATGGCGCAAAAACCTGGTGTACCTTTGGCGGTAAAGCCGGCGTACTACTGACACTTGCTAGAACAGATACGGACCCGAGCCTTGGTCATAAAGGCCTCAGTATGTTCCTAGTTGAAAAACCTTCGTTTGATGGACATGACTTTTCTTATCAACAAGAAGGCGGCGGCAAACTTACAGGTAAGGCCATCCCAACCATTGGTTACCGTGGGATGCATTCATTTGATGTCTTTTATGATGACGTGTTTGTTCCTGATTCGAACCTACTAGGTGGCGAAGCCGGATTAGGTAAAGGCTTTTATTACACCATGGCTGGTTTCTCAGGTGGTCGAATTCAGACCGCAGCACGTGCGAATGGCTTAATGCAAGCCGCTTTTGAAGCAGGTATTAACTATGCCAAAGAGCGTAAAGTGTTTGGCGCACCTATTGGTGATTACCAACTCACACTCGTAAAACTAGCTAAGATGGCCACATTATTAACCGCATCAAGACAGTTCACCTATGCAGTTGGCCGTTTAATGGACGAAGGTAAAGGGCAAATGGAAGCGAGCCTAGTTAAACTGTTCGCGTGTAAAAGTTCTGAGTGGTTAAGCAGAGAAGCCATGCAAATTCATGGGGGGATGGGCTACGCTGAAGAGTCATCAGTTAGCCGCTATTGGATCGATGCAAGGGTCTTGTCAATTTTTGAAGGTGCAGAAGAAACATTAGCACTGAAAGTGATTGCCCGCTCGCTCATTGAGAATGCTGCATAA
- a CDS encoding protein meaA, whose product MTEQNNHTIYDKNGKPTIDRPWIFRTYAGHTNVWATNALYRDNLSKGQTGLSIAMDLATQCGYSSDHPIAKPEIGKVGVPINSLDDFHILFENIPLEEMNTSMTINGTAMWLLSLYVALAEERGVDISQLKGTTQNDLIKEYLARGTYIFPPEDSMRLIVDMYEFCLHKIPSWNASNICSYHLQEAGATPVQELAFALVTAITILDAIKERDCFTEEEFERCVGRISFFVNAGMRFVEEVSKMRAFCEMWDEITQERYGVKNAKYRRFRYGVQVNSLGLTAEQPENNAWRILIETLGVTLSRKARCRALQLPAWNEALSLPRPWDQQWSLRIQQILAYETDLLEYPDLLEGSVVIESKVKQLKDQAYTEINRVLDLGGGVEAVKTGYMKSALVSSQSQRMGRLANGEQIVVGKNKWVEGLESPLVSDSDGGIFMVDANAAQKTLDALEETKRTRDDARVKAALSRLAEEAKSNNNLMEASIECAKARVTTGEWSETLRSVFGEYRPPTGVDGQSMSIKEDSESLVSVRKKIANFIETHGYRPRIVVGKPGLDGHSNGAEMIAVAAKHAGFDVVYFGIRLSASDIVQSALEENVDLIGISLLSGSHNEIITQLFDELDKNGAKDAIPVILGGIIPEPDYDSLLEKGVKRIFTPKDFDPMVVMGEIMDVINEQKSKQH is encoded by the coding sequence ATGACCGAACAAAATAACCACACCATCTATGATAAAAACGGCAAGCCTACAATCGATCGCCCATGGATTTTTCGCACCTATGCTGGGCACACTAATGTATGGGCAACCAATGCGCTTTACCGTGATAACTTGTCTAAAGGACAAACCGGTTTAAGTATCGCGATGGACTTGGCAACTCAGTGCGGTTATAGCTCCGACCACCCCATCGCCAAACCAGAAATTGGTAAAGTGGGTGTTCCTATTAATTCACTAGATGATTTTCATATTCTATTTGAGAATATTCCTCTTGAAGAAATGAATACATCAATGACCATTAATGGCACTGCCATGTGGTTATTATCCCTTTATGTCGCCCTCGCTGAAGAGCGAGGCGTAGACATTAGTCAATTGAAAGGTACTACGCAAAACGACCTTATCAAAGAGTATCTCGCACGGGGAACCTATATTTTCCCACCTGAAGACTCTATGCGCCTCATCGTTGATATGTACGAATTTTGTTTGCATAAAATTCCCAGTTGGAATGCATCGAACATCTGCTCATATCACTTACAAGAAGCTGGTGCGACTCCGGTTCAAGAGCTCGCGTTTGCATTGGTAACGGCAATTACGATTCTTGATGCAATCAAAGAGCGTGACTGCTTTACTGAAGAAGAATTCGAACGTTGTGTCGGACGGATCTCGTTTTTTGTTAATGCCGGCATGCGCTTTGTAGAAGAAGTTTCAAAAATGCGTGCCTTCTGCGAGATGTGGGATGAAATAACACAAGAGCGATATGGTGTTAAAAATGCCAAATATAGACGTTTTAGGTACGGTGTTCAGGTCAACTCGCTTGGGCTAACAGCAGAACAACCTGAAAACAATGCATGGCGAATTCTAATCGAAACACTCGGAGTCACTCTTAGCCGTAAAGCCCGTTGTCGCGCACTACAACTTCCCGCGTGGAACGAAGCACTCTCACTGCCCCGCCCTTGGGATCAACAATGGTCATTAAGAATTCAACAAATTCTTGCCTATGAAACAGACTTACTCGAGTATCCCGACTTACTTGAAGGTTCGGTTGTTATTGAGTCTAAAGTTAAGCAACTCAAAGATCAGGCATACACTGAGATCAACCGCGTTCTTGACCTAGGTGGCGGCGTAGAAGCCGTTAAGACCGGATACATGAAGTCTGCGTTAGTCTCATCACAAAGCCAGCGTATGGGCCGCCTCGCAAATGGCGAACAAATCGTTGTGGGTAAAAACAAATGGGTCGAAGGCTTAGAGTCTCCATTGGTGAGCGACAGCGACGGTGGTATCTTTATGGTCGACGCTAATGCCGCTCAAAAAACACTTGATGCACTAGAAGAAACAAAACGGACGCGAGATGATGCACGTGTGAAAGCAGCACTTAGTCGCCTAGCTGAAGAGGCCAAAAGTAATAATAACCTCATGGAAGCATCCATCGAATGCGCTAAAGCTCGTGTAACAACCGGAGAGTGGTCAGAAACACTTCGCAGCGTCTTTGGTGAGTATAGACCCCCAACAGGGGTTGATGGTCAGTCAATGTCTATTAAAGAAGATAGTGAGAGTCTTGTGTCTGTACGTAAGAAAATTGCTAACTTTATAGAAACCCATGGTTATCGTCCTCGCATTGTTGTAGGCAAACCCGGACTCGATGGACATTCAAACGGTGCCGAAATGATCGCTGTTGCAGCAAAACATGCTGGTTTTGATGTCGTCTATTTTGGAATAAGGCTTAGTGCATCCGACATTGTTCAGTCTGCACTTGAAGAAAACGTAGATCTCATCGGAATTTCTCTGCTATCAGGCTCGCATAATGAGATCATCACCCAGCTATTTGATGAACTCGACAAAAATGGTGCTAAAGATGCTATACCAGTAATACTGGGTGGCATCATTCCTGAACCAGATTACGATAGCCTGCTCGAAAAAGGTGTTAAACGCATATTCACGCCTAAAGATTTTGACCCAATGGTTGTCATGGGCGAAATTATGGACGTGATTAATGAGCAGAAATCAAAGCAGCATTGA
- a CDS encoding GTP-binding protein encodes MSRNQSSIDSTMMTEINDMLERATRLEKWPLARLISQFETSTDKAKQIRHTVIEALNNRPDKMKKNGLVLGITGTPGAGKSSLIGEVCLNILDKKPELSIAVLAVDPSSQRSGGSLLGDRTRTNFPINDNRLFFRSQASDLDLGGVGKKTYQVTRLLRHLFDIIIIETVGIGQSEIEIEQLSDHTCLILQPFAGDQVQFMKAGIMEVPDTFIINKCDEDSLAKKSYHLLKSSLKLVNVSIDQEVDAAKKIFLTSAIKQKGIDELSSFILQLYSDPAVRKDTREQELFYLRKWVQQEFGRFGTSQLNALPAYELQSHNSYEKKESIILDAIHAVIPSLAITD; translated from the coding sequence ATGAGCAGAAATCAAAGCAGCATTGATTCAACGATGATGACTGAAATTAACGATATGCTTGAGCGAGCTACGAGGTTAGAGAAGTGGCCTCTAGCTCGCCTGATTTCGCAATTTGAAACCAGCACTGATAAAGCTAAACAGATACGCCACACTGTCATCGAGGCGCTTAATAACCGCCCTGATAAAATGAAAAAAAACGGACTAGTGCTCGGTATAACGGGGACTCCGGGCGCGGGAAAGTCTAGCCTTATAGGTGAAGTTTGCCTAAATATACTAGACAAAAAACCTGAGCTTTCGATTGCAGTCTTGGCGGTTGACCCTTCGAGTCAGCGGTCGGGCGGCTCTCTATTAGGCGACCGCACGCGTACTAACTTCCCAATTAATGACAATCGTTTATTCTTTCGCTCTCAGGCTTCAGACCTAGACTTAGGGGGCGTAGGCAAAAAGACATACCAAGTTACCCGCCTGCTAAGACATCTATTCGACATCATTATTATCGAAACCGTCGGTATTGGCCAAAGCGAGATTGAAATTGAACAACTTAGTGATCACACATGCCTGATACTTCAACCGTTTGCGGGTGACCAAGTTCAGTTTATGAAAGCAGGCATAATGGAAGTTCCCGATACGTTCATTATTAATAAGTGTGACGAAGATAGTCTCGCGAAAAAAAGTTATCACCTTTTAAAGTCGAGTCTAAAACTCGTTAATGTGTCAATTGACCAAGAGGTTGACGCAGCAAAGAAGATATTTTTAACCAGTGCGATTAAACAAAAAGGCATTGATGAGCTATCAAGCTTCATACTTCAACTTTATTCAGATCCAGCAGTAAGAAAGGATACACGAGAGCAAGAATTATTTTATCTACGTAAGTGGGTTCAACAGGAGTTCGGTCGCTTCGGCACATCACAACTTAATGCATTACCCGCTTACGAACTTCAGTCACACAATAGTTATGAGAAGAAGGAAAGCATCATTTTAGATGCGATACACGCGGTTATCCCTTCTCTCGCTATTACAGATTAA
- the ccrA gene encoding crotonyl-CoA carboxylase/reductase, with amino-acid sequence MTATKNLYEIGEAPPLGEVPEKMHAWLIRPERFGEPTQAFQKETLDVPAIKDDEVLVYVMAAGVNYNNVWAGLGVPVNVIAARNKAGETENFHIGGSDASGIVYKVGKDVTSVKVGDEVVAHCGSWQKNCPMEQVGKDPMYDDSFRIWGYETNYGSFAQFTKVQDHQLLPKPKHLSWEAAATYMLVGATSYRMLMGWQPNTVKKDDVVLVWGGAGGIGSMAIQIAKAQGAKPIAVISDDSKIDFCMKLGAIGCINRNDFDHWGMMPHWKDQEAYGQWVKGARKFGKAIWDILGEKRGVDIVFEHPGETTLPTSVFVCETGGMVVICAGTTGFNATLDLRYHWMRQKRLQGSHFANDDQAKGINDLVAAGKVDPCLANTYTYDQLPEAHQLMYENKHPAGNMSVLVGAKDTNMGISE; translated from the coding sequence ATGACAGCAACCAAAAATCTTTACGAAATCGGCGAAGCACCACCATTAGGTGAAGTACCTGAAAAAATGCACGCGTGGCTTATTCGCCCAGAACGTTTTGGCGAGCCTACTCAAGCGTTTCAGAAAGAAACGCTTGATGTGCCTGCCATAAAAGATGATGAAGTTTTGGTCTATGTCATGGCTGCAGGTGTTAACTATAATAATGTTTGGGCAGGCCTTGGCGTACCCGTAAACGTTATAGCAGCACGAAACAAAGCGGGTGAAACCGAAAACTTTCACATTGGCGGTTCCGACGCCTCTGGTATCGTTTATAAAGTCGGTAAAGATGTTACTAGCGTAAAAGTTGGTGATGAAGTTGTTGCTCACTGTGGTAGCTGGCAGAAAAACTGCCCAATGGAACAAGTCGGTAAAGACCCCATGTATGACGATAGCTTCAGAATTTGGGGCTATGAGACAAACTATGGCAGTTTTGCTCAATTTACCAAAGTTCAAGACCACCAACTACTTCCTAAGCCTAAGCACTTAAGCTGGGAAGCGGCCGCAACCTATATGTTAGTAGGTGCAACGTCTTACCGCATGCTTATGGGCTGGCAACCAAACACGGTTAAAAAAGATGATGTTGTTTTAGTTTGGGGGGGGGCTGGCGGTATCGGCTCCATGGCGATTCAAATTGCTAAAGCGCAAGGCGCTAAACCTATTGCCGTCATTTCTGATGATAGCAAGATCGATTTCTGCATGAAGCTTGGTGCAATAGGTTGCATCAACCGTAATGATTTTGACCACTGGGGTATGATGCCTCACTGGAAAGATCAAGAAGCATACGGCCAGTGGGTAAAAGGGGCACGTAAATTCGGTAAAGCTATCTGGGATATCCTGGGTGAGAAACGTGGCGTCGATATCGTATTTGAACACCCTGGTGAAACAACACTACCTACCTCGGTGTTTGTTTGTGAAACCGGTGGAATGGTCGTTATCTGTGCGGGTACCACTGGCTTTAATGCTACCTTAGACCTTCGCTACCACTGGATGCGTCAAAAGCGCTTGCAGGGCTCTCATTTTGCCAACGATGATCAGGCCAAAGGTATTAATGATTTAGTTGCTGCTGGTAAAGTTGATCCATGCCTTGCCAATACGTATACCTACGACCAGTTACCAGAAGCTCACCAATTAATGTATGAAAACAAACACCCGGCTGGAAACATGTCTGTCTTAGTCGGCGCTAAAGACACCAACATGGGTATTAGTGAGTAA
- the mce gene encoding methylmalonyl-CoA epimerase, translating into MIKKIDHLGIAVTDLKEAIEVYKNIGLEFVGTEVVDEQKVETAFFKVGESYFELLAATDPSSPIAKFIDKNGGRMHHIALAVDDIEAEIERLSGLDFEMIDTVPRKGAHGNLIAFMHPRSTKGTLLEICAKAKA; encoded by the coding sequence ATGATTAAGAAAATTGACCACTTGGGTATTGCAGTAACAGACCTTAAAGAAGCCATCGAGGTCTATAAAAATATAGGCCTTGAGTTTGTCGGCACTGAAGTCGTTGACGAACAAAAAGTTGAAACTGCTTTTTTTAAAGTAGGTGAATCATATTTCGAACTGCTCGCAGCCACCGACCCATCAAGCCCAATTGCTAAGTTTATCGATAAAAACGGGGGGCGTATGCATCATATTGCCCTAGCTGTTGATGATATTGAAGCAGAAATAGAGCGTCTTTCTGGGCTAGATTTTGAAATGATCGACACCGTTCCACGGAAAGGTGCACACGGAAACTTGATTGCCTTTATGCATCCAAGATCGACCAAAGGTACGCTTTTAGAAATTTGTGCTAAAGCAAAAGCTTAG
- the htpX gene encoding protease HtpX, with product MKRIMLFIATNFAILIVLGIVLNVVLPILGIHPEGTSGLLVISAVFGMGGSFISLAMSKWVAKRSVGAYVIEQPRNAQESWLLSTVKKQADAAGIGMPEVAMYDSPEINAFATGMNKNNALVAVSTGLLQSMTQDEAEAVLGHEVSHVANGDMVTMTLLQGVMNTFVFFFARIAASAISRGSDNRFVYFLTVMFFQVVFGALASIIVMWFSRYREFRADEGGASLAGKQKMIDALRRLQGDKTESQLDGQLTAFGISGKRAMSELFMSHPPLEKRIAALQGRQ from the coding sequence ATGAAACGTATTATGCTGTTTATTGCGACTAACTTCGCGATATTGATTGTTTTGGGCATTGTACTTAATGTCGTTTTACCAATATTAGGAATACACCCTGAAGGCACTAGTGGTCTTTTAGTTATATCTGCTGTTTTTGGTATGGGGGGCTCTTTTATTTCGCTCGCAATGTCTAAATGGGTTGCTAAAAGAAGCGTGGGTGCTTATGTCATTGAGCAACCTCGCAATGCGCAAGAAAGCTGGCTTTTGAGTACTGTAAAAAAACAAGCAGATGCAGCAGGCATTGGCATGCCGGAAGTCGCAATGTATGACTCTCCCGAGATTAATGCGTTTGCGACGGGGATGAATAAAAATAATGCATTGGTAGCCGTTAGCACTGGGCTGCTTCAGAGTATGACGCAAGATGAAGCAGAGGCAGTACTAGGCCATGAAGTAAGCCACGTAGCTAATGGTGATATGGTTACTATGACTCTGCTTCAAGGTGTGATGAACACCTTTGTATTCTTTTTTGCTCGCATAGCGGCGAGTGCGATTAGCCGGGGCAGTGATAACCGTTTCGTTTACTTTTTAACGGTGATGTTCTTCCAAGTTGTATTCGGTGCCCTAGCCAGTATTATCGTCATGTGGTTTTCTCGTTACAGAGAGTTCCGTGCCGATGAAGGTGGTGCCAGCTTAGCAGGCAAGCAAAAGATGATTGATGCATTAAGACGATTGCAAGGTGATAAAACTGAAAGTCAACTTGATGGACAATTAACCGCTTTTGGTATTAGTGGTAAAAGGGCAATGTCTGAGCTGTTTATGAGCCATCCTCCATTAGAGAAAAGAATAGCGGCATTACAGGGGCGGCAATAA
- the tmk gene encoding dTMP kinase, which yields MNKGLFLTVEGVEGVGKSTNIAFIRQALESRGIDVVVTREPGGTDMAEEIREVLLKNRTETVAESAELLLMFAARAQHIESLIKPALAEGKWVISDRFTDATYAYQGGGRGVDAEKIGILERFVQGGFRPDRTILLDASVEIGMARAHKRGVLDRFENEKTAFFERVRNVYLDRMNNEPQRFEIIDASKTLDNVQRQLKTVIEKIIDTSV from the coding sequence GTGAATAAAGGGCTTTTTTTAACGGTAGAGGGCGTGGAAGGCGTAGGTAAATCCACTAATATCGCATTTATTCGTCAGGCGCTAGAGTCTCGAGGTATAGATGTTGTTGTCACCCGAGAGCCGGGTGGTACCGATATGGCGGAAGAAATTAGAGAGGTTTTACTTAAAAATAGAACTGAAACGGTGGCTGAAAGCGCTGAATTATTACTCATGTTTGCAGCAAGAGCCCAGCATATTGAAAGTTTGATTAAACCCGCACTTGCAGAAGGTAAGTGGGTTATATCTGACCGCTTTACTGATGCCACTTACGCATATCAAGGCGGTGGTAGGGGGGTTGATGCTGAGAAGATTGGTATTTTAGAACGGTTTGTTCAAGGGGGATTTAGACCCGATAGAACAATATTATTAGACGCATCCGTTGAAATAGGTATGGCTAGAGCCCATAAAAGAGGGGTGCTAGATCGATTTGAAAATGAAAAAACCGCATTTTTCGAACGAGTGAGAAATGTTTACTTAGATAGAATGAATAACGAACCACAACGATTTGAGATAATCGACGCGTCTAAAACGCTTGATAATGTACAGCGTCAGCTCAAAACGGTAATAGAAAAGATTATAGATACATCGGTTTAA